A portion of the Lolium rigidum isolate FL_2022 chromosome 1, APGP_CSIRO_Lrig_0.1, whole genome shotgun sequence genome contains these proteins:
- the LOC124657858 gene encoding RING-H2 finger protein ATL46-like → MARVLRDHAPAPPTFAWPPEYQSVPSLPQPRPPPSPTSENDQPPSQGGVVAGLVIGFLALLLLGAVVYSLCKGRRQSRALARAQARAAAWAAARLRQQAEPPAREDDQRRQHLRRASGPGLTTARLPAFSYNQSLKQNVAGTGEDAATCSVCLGAFQNGESVRLLPACLHLFHIECIDPWLDAHSTCPICRSDTDPTVDVAARLSTV, encoded by the coding sequence ATGGCTCGGGTCTTGAGAGACCATGCACCAGCACCGCCGACGTTCGCATGGCCCCCGGAATATCAGTCCGTTCCTAGTCTACCACAACCACGTCCACCGCCGTCGCCAACGTCGGAGAATGATCAGCCACCTTCTCAAGGCGGGGTCGTCGCTGgcctcgtcatcggcttccttgccCTGTTACTCCTCGGCGCCGTGGTTTACAGCCTTTGCAAGGGGCGCCGCCAAAGTCGCGCCCTCGCTCGCGCTCAAGCAAGGGCCGCTGCCTGGGCCGCCGCTCGGCTGCGGCAGCAGGCGGAGCCTCCCGCGCGCGAGGACGACCAGCGGCGGCAGCATCTCCGGAGGGCCAGCGGCCCCGGCCTGACGACGGCCCGCCTGCCGGCGTTCTCGTACAACCAGTCGCTGAAGCAAAACGTGGCTGGCACCGGGGAGGATGCGGCGACGTGCTCGGTGTGCCTCGGCGCGTTCCAGAACGGCGAGTCGGTGCGGCTGCTGCCGGCATGCCTGCACCTCTTCCACATCGAGTGCATCGATCCGTGGCTGGACGCCCACTCGACGTGCCCGATCTGCCGCTCCGACACTGACCCGACGGTGGACGTCGCGGCCCGGCTATCGACTGTTTAG